A genomic region of Eucalyptus grandis isolate ANBG69807.140 chromosome 5, ASM1654582v1, whole genome shotgun sequence contains the following coding sequences:
- the LOC104443836 gene encoding LOW QUALITY PROTEIN: uncharacterized protein LOC104443836 (The sequence of the model RefSeq protein was modified relative to this genomic sequence to represent the inferred CDS: inserted 1 base in 1 codon), whose product MKVAIWERVPPSGTPTAVAGIGGVGPQARALPKLMVWLILFVSVTYVVYTLKLVSSSHACVDSEPFTTSRRLASSSSASAANSSLSSSLLPPSGRNGTALAESEQRTELQHVVFGIAASAKLWEQRKNYIKLWYKPEEMRGIVWLDNAVATRTGEGLPPVRISGDTSHFKYSNRQGHRSALRISRIVSETLRLGLKDVRWFVMGDDDTVFVAENLLRVLRKYDHRQYYYIGSLSESHLQNIYFSYGMAYGXGGFAISYPLAAALERMQDRCIQRYPGLYGSDDRIQACMAELGVPLTKELGFHQYDVYGNLFGLLAAHPVAPLVSLHHLDVVEPIFPNVTRVQALQRLMVPMKLDSAGLMQQSICYDKARSWTVSVSWGFAVQVFRGVFSPREIEMPARTFLNWYRKADYTAYAFNTRPVSRNPCQKPFVFYLSNARFDPLANRTVSEYIRHRVPNPHCKWKMANPGALDYVVVRKRPDPNLWDRSPRRNCCRVSSKRKGSMVVDVGVCREGEMSDI is encoded by the exons ATGAAGGTGGCCATCTGGGAGCGGGTGCCGCCGTCCGGGACTCCGACCGCCGTGGCCGGCATCGGCGGCGTCGGCCCGCAGGCCCGGGCGCTGCCGAAGCTGATGGTGTGGCTCATCCTCTTCGTGTCCGTCACCTACGTCGTCTACACCCTGAAGCTCGTCTCCTCCTCCCACGCCTGCGTCGACAGCGAGCCCTTCACCACCTCTCGCCgcctcgcctcctcctcctccgcctccgccgccaaCTCGTCCCTCTCGTCCTCGCTCCTGCCGCCGTCGGGTCGCAACGGGACGGCCCTTGCCGAATCGGAGCAGCGGACGGAGCTCCAGCACGTCGTGTTCGGGATCGCCGCCTCCGCCAAGCTCTGGGAACAGAGGAAGAACTACATCAAGCTATG GTACAAGCCGGAGGAGATGAGGGGCATCGTGTGGCTGGACAACGCGGTGGCGACGCGCACCGGGGAGGGCCTCCCCCCGGTGAGGATCTCCGGCGACACCTCCCACTTCAAGTACTCGAACCGGCAGGGCCACCGGTCGGCGCTGCGGATCTCGCGGATCGTCTCGGAGACGCTCCGCCTCGGCCTCAAGGACGTGCGGTGGTTCGTGATGGGCGACGACGACACGGTGTTCGTGGCCGAGAACCTGCTGCGGGTGCTCCGGAAGTACGACCACCGGCAGTACTACTACATCGGGAGCCTGTCGGAGAGCCACCTCCAGAACATCTACTTCTCCTACGGGATGGCCTACG GGGGCGGGTTCGCCATCAGCTACCCGCTCGCGGCGGCCCTGGAGCGGATGCAGGACCGCTGCATCCAGCGCTACCCGGGGCTGTACGGCTCCGACGACCGGATCCAGGCCTGCATGGCGGAGCTCGGCGTGCCCCTCACCAAGGAGCTAGGGTTTCACCAG TACGATGTGTATGGGAACCTGTTCGGTCTCCTCGCCGCCCACCCGGTCGCGCCCCTGGTGTCCCTCCACCACCTTGACGTGGTGGAGCCCATCTTCCCGAACGTCACCCGGGTCCAGGCCCTGCAGCGGCTCATGGTGCCCATGAAGCTCGACTCGGCCGGCCTGATGCAGCAGTCCATCTGCTACGACAAGGCGAGGAGCTGGACCGTGTCGGTGTCGTGGGGGTTCGCGGTCCAGGTCTTCCGGGGTGTGTTCTCGCCCCGGGAGATCGAGATGCCCGCGCGGACCTTCCTGAACTGGTACCGGAAGGCGGACTACACGGCGTATGCATTCAACACCCGGCCGGTCAGCCGGAACCCATGCCAGAAGCCCTTTGTGTTCTACCTGTCGAACGCGAGGTTCGACCCATTGGCGAACCGGACGGTGAGCGAGTACATCCGCCACCGGGTGCCCAACCCTCATTGCAAGTGGAAGATGGCGAATCCGGGGGCCTTGGACTACGTGGTGGTCCGCAAGAGGCCCGACCCCAACCTGTGGGATAGA TCGCCGAGAAGGAACTGCTGCCGCGTGAGCTCGAAGAGGAAAGGGAGCATGGTGGTCGACGTTGGCGTATGCAGGGAAGGCGAGATGAGCGACATCTAG